In Paenibacillus larvae subsp. larvae, the following proteins share a genomic window:
- a CDS encoding ABC transporter permease — MDLTQLGMLVNTTLVFSTPLILAALGGMFSERSGVINIGLEGLMISGAFASAIVTLYTQDAGMESASLWLGMLAAMVLGILFSLIHAVASIQFKANQVVSGVVINFLAAGATVYMVKVLFDGAGQTETISAPFSKISIPFLSDIPFLGEAFFHAYPPMYLAIILVFVCWYVLFKTPFGLRLRSVGEHPSAADTVGINVNKYRYIGVMLSGALAALGGATLTLTTTSSFSHNTVSGQGFIALAALIFGKWHPIGAMGSAIFFGFAQAISLQAQLVPWIAGLPKEFLYMLPYILTILVLAGAVGGRGKAPSALGEPYDPGKR; from the coding sequence ATGGATTTAACACAATTAGGCATGTTGGTGAACACGACACTTGTTTTTTCAACGCCCCTCATCCTCGCGGCGTTAGGCGGCATGTTCTCTGAACGTTCCGGTGTTATCAATATCGGTCTGGAAGGACTAATGATATCCGGAGCTTTCGCATCCGCGATTGTAACGCTATACACTCAGGACGCCGGAATGGAGTCAGCTTCTTTATGGCTTGGGATGCTGGCAGCAATGGTACTTGGAATTTTATTTTCGCTCATCCATGCCGTGGCCTCTATTCAGTTTAAAGCAAATCAGGTGGTTAGCGGGGTTGTCATCAATTTTCTGGCCGCCGGCGCCACGGTGTACATGGTGAAAGTACTGTTTGACGGAGCCGGACAAACGGAAACGATCTCAGCTCCGTTCAGCAAAATAAGCATTCCTTTCTTATCGGATATTCCTTTCCTGGGGGAAGCGTTCTTCCACGCTTATCCTCCGATGTATTTGGCTATTATTCTGGTCTTTGTATGCTGGTATGTCCTGTTTAAGACACCATTTGGCTTGCGTCTCCGTTCGGTAGGCGAACACCCGAGCGCAGCCGATACGGTAGGAATCAATGTAAATAAATACCGATACATTGGCGTTATGCTTAGCGGTGCACTTGCGGCTCTTGGCGGCGCTACGCTGACCTTGACGACAACAAGCAGCTTTTCTCATAATACCGTTTCCGGACAAGGGTTTATTGCCTTGGCAGCATTGATCTTTGGGAAGTGGCATCCGATCGGGGCAATGGGTTCCGCCATCTTCTTCGGATTTGCTCAGGCAATCAGCCTGCAGGCCCAACTGGTTCCTTGGATCGCCGGTCTGCCTAAGGAGTTCCTCTACATGCTTCCATATATCCTGACCATTCTCGTTTTGGCAGGTGCCGTTGGCGGGCGGGGTAAAGCTCCTTCCGCGCTGGGCGAACCGTACGATCCGGGAAAACGATAA
- a CDS encoding ABC transporter permease, whose product MSSKIFKTFQSNSLIIPLVSIVLGILTGALVMLAGGYNPIDAYLALLDKVFGSLNGFGETIRAITPLLFCGLAVAFAFRAGLFNIGGEGQFMVGMTAATLIGVKLDLPAIIHAPLAVIVGGLAGGLWAAIAGFLKANRGVNEVITTIMLNWTALHLSNYMINTFLLEQGQQRSEAIHESASASLIWLSDFMGSARLHWGTLIAVLATVFFHIYLNKTKQGYELRAVGYNIHAAQYAGMNVKRNIVKAMFISGIFAGLAGAFEVLGVFHYQVISAALPGYGFDGIAVALLGMNNPIGVFLSAALFGILNYGASGMSFAADVPPEIMRVVIGAIIFFVAAQGIVRALIAPFYSRRKKERMQ is encoded by the coding sequence GTGAGCAGTAAGATATTCAAAACATTCCAAAGCAACTCCCTTATCATCCCGTTAGTATCCATTGTACTTGGTATTCTCACGGGTGCCCTGGTCATGCTGGCAGGAGGATATAATCCTATTGATGCCTATTTGGCTTTATTAGATAAAGTATTTGGAAGCCTGAACGGTTTTGGTGAAACCATCCGTGCCATCACTCCTCTGCTGTTCTGCGGTTTGGCCGTAGCTTTTGCTTTCCGGGCGGGGCTGTTCAATATCGGTGGAGAAGGCCAATTCATGGTCGGGATGACCGCAGCAACTTTAATTGGGGTAAAGCTGGATCTTCCGGCGATTATTCATGCACCACTTGCCGTTATCGTCGGCGGGCTGGCCGGTGGATTGTGGGCGGCCATTGCCGGTTTCCTTAAAGCAAACCGCGGTGTCAATGAGGTTATAACCACGATCATGCTGAACTGGACAGCTCTTCACCTTTCGAACTATATGATCAATACATTCCTGCTGGAGCAAGGCCAGCAGCGTTCGGAAGCGATTCATGAGTCTGCTTCCGCCAGCCTTATCTGGCTATCTGATTTTATGGGAAGTGCCCGGTTGCATTGGGGTACCCTAATTGCCGTACTGGCGACAGTTTTCTTCCATATTTACCTGAACAAGACTAAACAGGGATATGAGCTGAGGGCAGTAGGCTATAATATTCATGCTGCTCAATATGCCGGAATGAACGTGAAACGAAATATTGTGAAAGCGATGTTTATCAGTGGTATTTTTGCCGGTTTGGCGGGAGCTTTCGAGGTGCTCGGCGTATTCCACTATCAAGTAATATCAGCTGCGCTTCCAGGATACGGCTTTGATGGTATTGCCGTAGCCCTGTTAGGCATGAATAATCCGATTGGAGTTTTCCTCTCAGCAGCTTTATTTGGTATCCTGAACTATGGGGCAAGCGGAATGAGTTTTGCCGCAGATGTACCGCCGGAAATTATGCGTGTTGTGATCGGGGCCATTATCTTCTTTGTAGCTGCTCAAGGCATTGTCCGTGCCTTGATCGCCCCATTTTATTCCAGGCGCAAGAAAGAGAGGATGCAGTAG
- a CDS encoding ABC transporter ATP-binding protein, with translation MNAVPPVVELKGITKRFPGIVANDSISLQLKKGEIYALLGENGAGKSTLMNILFGLYQPDEGSIEVNGQPVTIDSPNKAIDLGIGMVHQHFKLVQPFTVTENIILGMEPKKGLNINHKSASRKVKELSEQYGLKINPNAKIQDISVGMQQRVEIVKTLYRGADILIFDEPTAVLIPQEIRELMIIMKRLVAEGKSIILITHKLKEIMEIADTVTIIRRGKVIDTVHVGETSAEQLAEKMVGRQVSFKVDKQPAKPDSPILEVKGVTTKNKEGVNALNGISFHVKAGEILGIAGVDGNGQSELIEALTGLRKIDDGSIKVKGQEIANQRPRMISESGVSHIPEDRHKHGLVLDFAMNENMVLQTYFHKEYSRNGFLNYDAINKQAQRLIEKFDVRTPGLETKARSLSGGNQQKAIIAREIDKDPDFLIAAQPTRGLDVGAIEFVHKELIEQRDKGKAVLLVSFELDEILNVSDRIAVIYEGQIVGEVLPDQTNDQELGLMMAGSKKHEQGGTGSEQ, from the coding sequence ATGAACGCAGTGCCCCCTGTCGTTGAATTGAAGGGAATTACCAAACGTTTTCCTGGCATTGTTGCTAACGACTCTATAAGCCTTCAGTTAAAAAAAGGCGAGATTTATGCGCTTCTCGGGGAAAACGGAGCGGGGAAGTCCACACTGATGAACATTTTATTCGGCCTTTATCAGCCGGATGAAGGGAGTATCGAAGTCAACGGGCAGCCTGTTACCATTGATAGTCCTAACAAGGCCATTGATCTTGGTATCGGCATGGTGCATCAGCATTTTAAACTGGTTCAGCCATTTACGGTTACGGAAAACATCATTCTTGGCATGGAACCTAAAAAAGGCCTGAATATAAATCATAAATCAGCTTCAAGAAAAGTAAAGGAACTTTCTGAACAATATGGTTTAAAAATCAACCCGAACGCCAAAATTCAGGATATCTCAGTCGGTATGCAACAGCGTGTTGAAATTGTAAAAACCCTTTACCGTGGTGCAGACATTCTGATTTTCGACGAACCTACAGCTGTTCTTATCCCCCAAGAGATCAGGGAACTGATGATTATCATGAAAAGATTGGTGGCAGAAGGAAAATCCATTATTTTGATTACACATAAGCTGAAAGAAATTATGGAAATTGCCGATACTGTTACGATTATCCGCAGAGGAAAAGTGATTGATACTGTTCATGTGGGTGAAACGAGTGCCGAACAATTGGCAGAAAAAATGGTTGGCCGCCAGGTCAGCTTTAAAGTTGACAAGCAGCCTGCCAAGCCGGACAGCCCCATTTTGGAAGTGAAAGGCGTAACTACAAAGAATAAAGAAGGCGTAAACGCCCTGAACGGCATTTCCTTTCATGTCAAAGCAGGTGAGATTCTGGGTATTGCCGGCGTAGACGGAAATGGACAAAGCGAATTGATTGAAGCTCTTACGGGTTTAAGAAAGATTGATGACGGTTCCATAAAAGTAAAAGGCCAGGAGATTGCTAATCAAAGGCCGCGCATGATTTCCGAATCCGGGGTATCCCACATTCCGGAAGACCGTCATAAGCATGGCCTTGTACTTGACTTTGCAATGAATGAAAACATGGTTCTGCAAACCTATTTCCATAAAGAGTATAGCCGTAATGGCTTTTTGAACTATGATGCGATAAATAAACAGGCACAACGTTTAATTGAAAAGTTTGATGTCCGGACACCGGGTTTAGAGACTAAAGCCCGCTCCCTTTCCGGGGGCAACCAGCAGAAGGCGATTATTGCCCGTGAAATTGACAAGGACCCGGATTTTCTGATAGCTGCCCAGCCTACCCGGGGTCTTGACGTGGGTGCGATTGAATTTGTCCATAAGGAGTTGATCGAACAAAGGGACAAAGGAAAAGCGGTTCTTTTGGTTTCCTTTGAGCTTGATGAAATTTTGAATGTTTCCGACCGGATTGCCGTTATTTATGAAGGTCAGATCGTTGGCGAAGTGCTTCCGGACCAGACAAACGACCAGGAACTGGGACTCATGATGGCCGGAAGCAAAAAGCATGAACAGGGGGGGACAGGAAGTGAGCAGTAA
- a CDS encoding AraC family transcriptional regulator has translation MYRETYTVASNSDPDSASYITVLFSGESQTRPGHQIGPRLCDYYLMHHVISGKGIFMYRGKELELKAGDTFLIEPEELVRYEADQVNPWMYRWVAFQGKGVPEALEKTGFSSSRCIVHTRDNQNVSELFSTILSVLQDKKEGAHQKALGYLYVLFGELCEAIYPKTGIGMRTSSESGRTVQKAIHYLSTQYAEDISIETMADNLGYNRAYLSRIFKQETGLTPVTFLLKLRIDKARFLLRQRMELTIEQIASSVGFHDPLYFSKQFKRFYKCAPTEYRDSIKHIRKEN, from the coding sequence ATGTATCGGGAGACGTATACCGTAGCTTCCAATTCGGACCCTGACTCCGCCTCATACATTACGGTCCTATTCTCCGGAGAGAGCCAGACCAGACCAGGGCACCAGATTGGACCAAGATTATGTGATTATTATCTGATGCATCATGTTATATCCGGCAAAGGTATCTTCATGTACAGGGGCAAAGAATTAGAACTAAAAGCAGGAGACACGTTCCTGATTGAACCTGAGGAGCTTGTGCGGTATGAGGCCGATCAGGTAAATCCGTGGATGTACAGATGGGTGGCTTTTCAGGGAAAAGGCGTACCGGAGGCTCTGGAGAAAACCGGATTTTCATCTTCCCGTTGCATTGTGCATACGAGGGATAATCAGAACGTATCCGAATTATTTTCCACGATATTAAGTGTACTTCAGGACAAAAAAGAAGGCGCCCATCAAAAGGCGCTTGGATACCTGTATGTACTGTTCGGCGAACTTTGTGAAGCCATTTATCCGAAAACGGGTATAGGAATGCGTACTTCCTCAGAGTCAGGCAGAACAGTACAGAAAGCCATTCACTATCTATCAACCCAATATGCCGAAGACATATCCATAGAAACAATGGCTGATAATCTCGGCTATAACCGTGCCTACCTGTCACGCATTTTTAAGCAGGAAACCGGGCTCACTCCTGTGACTTTCTTGCTCAAACTGCGCATTGATAAAGCCAGGTTTCTTTTGCGTCAGCGGATGGAGCTTACGATCGAACAAATCGCTTCATCCGTAGGCTTTCATGATCCCCTATACTTCTCTAAACAGTTTAAACGGTTCTACAAATGTGCACCTACCGAATACCGGGATAGCATAAAGCACATTCGGAAGGAAAACTGA